The Pyxidicoccus sp. MSG2 DNA segment CGGCTCCAGGCCGGCACCGGGCTCCTCGTCGTCGCGCGGGAGCACCGGCTCGCGGGGCGTGTTGAGCACGTCGTAGACGAAGGTGCCCCCGGGGGCCAGGTGGAAGCGCACCGTGGCCAGGAAGGCCTCCAGGTCATCATTGCCCGGCATCAGCCCCAGCGCGTGCTGCGGGGCCAGCACCAGCGGGAAGCGGTCCGGCAGGCGCAGGGAGCGCAGGTCCATCACCTGGAAGCGGGCGCGGTTGGACACCTCCGCGGACTCCGAGGCCCGGCGCTCCTCGGCGGAGCGAATCATCACCTCCGACGGGTCCACGCCCACGGTGGTGAAGCCGTGCTCGGCCAGGGCCCACACCACGCGGCCATTGGCGGCGCCCAGCACCAACACGGGCCCGCCATGCTCGCTTGCCTGCCGGGTGTAGAAGAGGAGGTCCGGCTCCTGCCCTACCAGTGAAAGCGGCGTCCGGCCCCGCGCGTCGTTTCCACCCATTCTCCCAGGAACTAGCACGTTTCCAGGGCTCTTCGGGACAGCCACGTGCACACGCTGGGAACCGCGTTGCCCACCGCCTGTCCGGGAGCGGACGGTGGCCCCCCTCCCAGGGACAGGCCGCGCTGGCACCCCGCTTGCGATGCGTCGGCGTGGACGCGGCTGCCCGTCATGGGACGGGGCCGGTTTCCTACGTAGGGGTGGGTGGCGGATATGACGCGCGGATGGCGTTGGGCGGGCGCGCTCTTCATGGCGGGCGCGATGTGGACGGCGGTGGGCTGCGACTCCAAGGGCACCGACGAGTCGGAGCGGGGCAACCCTGGGATGGACGACGCCCATCCCCCGGACGAGCGACCGGGAGACCCGCCGCCGACGCCGGACCCGCTCCCGGACGCCGGTGGGGTGCCGGACAGCGGCACGGTGGACCCGGAGCCCGACGCGGGCACTCCGCCTCCGGACGGGGGCATCCAGACTCCGCCGGATGGGGGGATTGAGCAGCCTCCCCCGGATGGTGGGACGACGCCTCCGCCCGATGGGGGAACAACGCCTCCGCCGGGCAAGAAGGTGGAGATTCCGCCCCTGCCCCCGCCGCAGCCGGGCTGGAGGTTCTACGGCGTGGAGCAGGGCGGCCCGCAGAAGGTGTACGGCGTCACGGCCGACGAGGGCGGCAACGTCTGGGTGGCCGGCGGCGAGGAGGGCCTGTTCCTGCTGAAGCCGGGCTCCGAGCGGCTGCAGCACTTCGGCCTGGAGGATGGCCTGCGGCCCTATGGCTTCATGCCGGACGGCAGCACGCCTCCGGGACCCAAGTACCTCAAGGTCATCTCCGTGTCCGGCGGCCCCGCGGGCACCGTCTTCGTGGGCTACGAGGGCATGCCCGGCACGGGCTCGAACCACTGCGAGAGCAACTGGGACGGCCCCAGCCCGGACCCGGCCCGCTACAAGAGCGGTGACGCGGACAAGGTGACGCTGCAGCGGGACGGCACGCTGAGCGTGGTCCACTACGACATCTTCTCCGGCCCCGGCGTGGTGCGCGACGAACAGCGTGGGCGAGAGAAGCTCTGCAACGTCCTTCGCATCCGCTACGACAAGAACACCCAGAGCGTCTGGTTCGGCGGCAACCACGGCTTCGCGCGCGGCGAGGCCGAGTTCAAGGGCGCGCCCATGTGCAACGGGCAGCTCGGCTGCTCGGGCGTGCTGGAGCACGTGCACCCGCACATCAATGCGCTCAACTCGCAGGGCAACGTGATTCTCCTCACTGACGCGTACTACGGCGTCGGCCTGGACCCCAACGGTGACGTCTGGTTTGGAGGCTCGGACCGCAGCACGCGCTTCCTCTACGGGACGAACAGCGGCAACTTCTGGCACGCCCAGACGGGCACGGAGAACAACGCCGCCAACAAGCTCGACCTCTGGCCGGACGCCAGGCCCGAGTACTCCAAGCCGAACGAGCGCGTGACGGACGGTGTCTCCGGCATGACGGTGGCGCGAGACGGCACGGTGTGGGCGAGCTCGTTCGGCAACGGCCTCGCGCACCTCGACTCGAGCGGCAACGTGACACGGCGCATGGGCAGGGAATCGGGCCTGGTGGACAAGCACCTGTCCGCCATCGCCACGGACCCGCTGGACGGCAGCATCTGGGTGGGCGCGTTCTGGGGCGGTGGCATCTCCCGTCTGAAGGGGGGAGAGGTCACCAACTACGGCCCGAACGTGTTCGGCGACAAGTACAGCATGCTGCGCATCACCGACATCCAGGTGGACCGCTCCGGCGGCAAGCGCCGCATGCTCGTGGGCTTCATCGACTATGAGGACGCCAGGCGCCCCACGTGGGTGGCGGGCGGCATCGGCATCTACTCGGGTGACTGACCCCACCCGAGTAGCCTGAAGGCACGGCGGCCGTCCTCTCTCACCGGGGGACGGCCGCCGTCTTCTTTCACGGCGCCCTACTTCGCCAGCGCCTTGTACTTGTCGAACAGGGCCTGCTGGCGGCTGGTGAGCGGCACCTGCTTCCCGGCCAGCCACATGCCCACCGGACGCGAGGACGACTCCAGCGGGTCACCGTTCCACAGCACCAGGTCCGCGGGGGCACCGGGCGCGATGCGGCCACCGTCGAGGCCGAACGCCTCCGCCACGTCCTGCGTCACCGCGCGCAGCGCGTCCGTGTGCGGCAGGCCCCACGCCACCGCGTTGCCCGCCTCCTGCGCCAGCGTGCGCACCATGGGGGGCTCGCCCAGCACGGAGATGAGCACCTTCACCCCGGCCGCGCGCAGAAGCGCCGCCGAGTCCAGCCGGCTGCTCAGCCGGTCGAAGTCCGCCGGCAGGTTCTGCGTCGGCTGGAGAATCACGGACACCTTCGCCGCCGCCAGCTCCCCGGCCACCATCCACGCCTCGCTGCCCCCGGCGATGATGGGCTTCAACCCGTACTCCTTCGACAGCGCCAGCGCCGCGCGGATGTCCGACACGCGGTCGGCCTTCACCACCACCGGCAGCCTTCCGGCCAGCACCGGCTGCAGGGCCTCCAAATCCAGGCGGCTCGCCGCCACGTCACGCATGCGGCGCTGCTCGAAGTCCGCCTTGCGCCGGCCGTACTCGCGCGCGTCGAACAGCAACTCACGCACCCGCTCCAGCACCAGCGCCCGCGAGCCGGACACCGCCTCCCGGCCCGCCCGGCCCAGGTTGAGGTGCATGGCCAGCGGCGTCTGGCGGACGGTGCCGTCCGTCGTGACGAAGGCGCTCTGCCCCGACACCAGCCCGCCCTTCGGCGCCGACACCGCGCCGGTGACACCGCCCAGCCGCGCCACCGGGAAGACGGCCGACGCGCTGTTGAGACTGTCCACCGCCTGGAGCGCCGCGCGCACGTCCTGCTTCGCCGCGTCCCCGCGCAGCACGTCGTCCTGTGTCGTCTCCTCCGCGCTCACCTCCACCAACCCCAACTCCGTCAGCGGGTCGATGAGCCCTGGCGTGAGCAGCCGTCCCTTCCCTTCCACCACCGCGCAGCCCCCGGGCACCGCCCCGGCCTGCAGGCCGCGCACCTTCCCGTCCGCCACCACCACCGTGGCGCCCTTCACCCACGCGGTGCCGGTGAAGGCCGTCACGCCCTGGAACACGGTGCACGCCTCCTTCGCCAGCGGCAGCGGCGTGGCGCACGCGCGGTCCTTCCCCGCGTCGCAGCGCGAGTCCAGGCCCAGGTCCTCCAGGGACGGCGTGGGCGCGGCGCTGGCCACCAACCTCGCGGCGTTGGCGACGCTGTCACCCACCTCGAAGTCGCTCGGCTCCACCGCGCCGGTGGCCGCGTCATAGGTGACGACGCCGTCGGACCACACGCGCTGCGCCCGCGCGTAGACGCTCAGCGGGTGCCCCTTCCACAGCACCACGTCCGCCATCTTCCCCGGCTCCAGCGAGCCGGTGACGCCCTCCACGCCCATCATCCACGCGGCGTTGAGCGTCACCCAGCGCAGCGCCTCCTCTTCGGCGACGGGGATGCCGGACTCGCGCGCCCGCCACATCGCCTTGCCCGCCTCCTGGTTCAGCCGCTGGATTCCGTACTCGGAATCGGAGTGGATGACGGCCTTGCCGCCCGCCTGCGACACCAGCGCGGCGTTCTCCGGAATGCCGTCCCACGCCTCCAGCTTGAAGCCCCACCAGTCCGCCCACGTGGCCACGCCCACGTTCTTCTCCGCGAGCCTGTCGCGCAGCTTGTAGGCCTCCAGCGCGTGGTGGAAGGCGCGAATCTGGTAGCCCGCTTCGTCCGCCACCTGGAGCATCACCGCCATCTCGTCCGCGCGGTAGCAGTGGTTCTGCACCAGGATGTTGCCGCGCATCACCTCGGCCAGCGTCTCCAGCTTCAAGTCGCGCAGCGGCTCGGGGCCCGCCTCGTCCGGCTTCTTCTCCTTCTTCGTGCGCCAGTCCTCCCACTTGTTCATGTACTCGCGCGCCTGCGCGAAGGCCTGCCGGTAGCCGGCCACGTTGCCCATGCGCGTGGCGGGCGCCATCTTCTTCGCCTCGCCGTAGACACGCCGCGGGTTCTCTCCGCAAGCCATCTTCAGGACGTCTTTCGCTCCCGGAAAGCGCATCTCCGCCGCCGAGCGGCCGAAGTGCAGCTTCGCCGGGTAGCCCCGCCCGCCAATCAGGTTGGCGCTGCCCGGCAGCACCAGCAGCGAGGTGATGCCGCCCGCCGCCGCGCGCCGCAGGCCCGGGTCCTGCGGCCAGAAGGCGTGCTCCGCGGACACCTCGGCCGTCACCGGCGCGGTGGCCTCGTTTCCATCGTCGTTTGAGAAGCTGGAAGGCGTGGCGTACACGCCCAGGTGGCTGTGCGCGTCGATGATGCCGGGTGTCACGTACAGGCCGGTGCCGTCCACCTCCTCTGCCCCCGGGGGCGAGGCCACATCCGCATTACGACCCACCGCGGCAAGCTTCCCGTCCACGAAGGCCACCGCGCCGTCTTCAATCGCCGGCCCGCTGGCGGGCATCACCGTGGCGTGCCGCACCACCACCGCGCTCGGCTGCTTCCAGACGCGGGAGGGCGCGGGGGCCGGAGCGGGCGTTTCCGAGGGGGGAGGCGCTTCGGGGACGGTGGCGCAGGCGGTGGCCAGCGCCAGCAGCAGGAGGGGGGTGCGCATGGGGTGGTCCTCGTAGCAGTTCACCCCGGGTCCGGCCACGCCTGGCTGCTCGCTCATCGGGCACTGCCCCCGAGGACAAAGTCACCATGCGTCGCGAAGCCGTCTACAATCCCCCGCCAGTCATGCCCGTCCTTCCGCCAGCCCCCATCCCCACCCACACCGTCGTCGGCGCCCGGGCCCAAGGGGAGCGGCTGTCCGCTCAGCACTTCCACCTCGTGCTTCTCGACACCGAGCGTGCCGGCACCGTCTTCCCCCTCGCCAACGAGCACCTCAGCGTGGGGAAGGCGCCGGACAACGACGTCGTCATCGACCACCCCACGGTGAGCCGCAACCACCTGGTGGTCCGCCGCCAGGGTGACCGCTTCCTCGTGCAGGACCTCGGCTCCACCAACGGCACCTTCCTCGACGGCGCCCAGGTGCGCGAGGCGTACCTGCGCCCCGGCGCCCTGCTGGAGGTGGGCGACGTGCGCCTGCGCTTCAGCCCGCAGGTGTCACCCGTCCAGGTCGAACCCACCGCCGAGGACCGCCTTGGGGACCTGGTGGGCCGCAGCCTGCCCATGCGGCAGATCTTCGCCCTGCTCCAGCGCATCGCCCCCACCGACTCCACCGTGCTGCTGGTGGGCGAGACGGGCTCCGGCAAGGGCGCCGCCGCCAAAGCCATCCACAAGCTCAGCCCCCGCTCCCCCGGGCCGCTCGTCGTCTTCGACTGCGCCAGCGTGTCCGACTCCCTCATCGAGAGCGAGCTGTTCGGCCACGAGAAGGGCGCCTTCACCGGCGCCGTCGGCCAGCGCATCGGCTGCCTGGAGCGCGCCAACGGCGGCACCCTCTTCCTGGACGAAATCGACGACCTGGCGCTGGACCTCCAGCCCAAGCTGCTGCGCGCCATCGAAGACCGCGAGTTCCGCCGGCTGGGCTCGTCCTCGCCCATCTCCTTCGACGCGCGCATCATCGTCGCCAGCAAGAAGGACCTGTGGGCGGAGACGCAGGCGGGCCGCTTCCGCGAGGACCTCTACTTCCGCCTCTCCGTCTTCACCTTCAGCCTGCCCGCCCTGAGAGACCGCAAGGAGGACATCCCCCTGCTGGTGGACGCCTTCGCGGGCGAGGGGCTGTGGACGCGGCTGCCGGAGAAGATTCGCGAGCAGTTCACCGGACACACCTGGCCGGGCAACGTGCGCGAATTGCGCAACGCGCTGGAGCGCGCGCGGCACATGGTGGACATCCCCGAGCTGGCCGGGGACACCCTGCTGCGCGAGTTCACCCGCGAGACTCCCGCCGCCGCCGGTGACTTCCTCCCGGTGGAATTCACGGGGCCCTTCAAGGTCTGCAAGGACGAGCTGATTCGCGCCTTCGAGCGCGAGTACCTCACCCGCCTGCTGGGCCGCGCCCGGGGCAACATCGCCCGCGCCGCCCGCGAGGCGGAGCTGGACCGCAAGCACCTGTACTCGCTGCTCCACAAGTACGGGCTGGTGCAGAGCGAGGGGGACTGAAGTCCCCTGGCGTCAGCGCGGCGCGCAGGCCGGGTCCAACAGCTCCGGCCGGTACTCGAAGTGCATCGTGTCGTAGTGGTACCAGCGCCCGCCCCAGATGAAGCCCTCCGCCTCGAAGGCCTCCACCACGGACGGGGGCACGGCGTTGCGCCATTTCAGCGGCGCCTTCGGTTGCTGCCACTCCCAGTAGTGCGCGCGCGCCGGGTTCAGGTCGATGGACACGCCGAAGGAGTGCGCGCTCCGCCGCTGCGTGTTGGCGATGGTGCGCCAGTTGAAGGTGCCGCCCAGGTTCGTGAGGAAGGGCTTCAGCGACGCGTCCTTCGCGAGCAGTGCCTCCAGCCGCACCCCCACGCGTTGGAAGGCGGGCGCCACCTTGCGGTGGACCTTCAGCCGCTGGCCGAGGATGCGGATGGGCACCACGTCCACCTCCGCCGCGGACGCGCCATAGGTGGCGTGGAAGAGCGGGTCGAAGCGGATGCGGCCCGGGTCGTCGTCTTCGCGCGTCACCGGGCGGAGCGGGCCGGTGCGGTAGGGAATGAAGAGCGTGTCCTCCAGGTCGGGGGACTCGAGCTTTCGCGCGAAGGACTTCGCCTGCCCGTCGTCGAACGGGTACGTGCGGCCGTCGGGGAGGCGGAAGCCCCAGCCGGACTCCAGCCGCACCGGCACCACGGCGGGGTACCACTTCGCCACGCACGCCAGCGACGCGGGCGGCGGGGCCGCTGTCGCGACGCCCGCCTCCGGGGACGCCGCGAGCAGCAACGCGATTGCAAAGCACACACTCACGCCACCCTCCCGTCATGCACGGGCAAATGCATCACAGCGGACGCAGTCACGAAGAGCGCGTGACAGCCGTG contains these protein-coding regions:
- a CDS encoding sigma 54-interacting transcriptional regulator, with translation MPVLPPAPIPTHTVVGARAQGERLSAQHFHLVLLDTERAGTVFPLANEHLSVGKAPDNDVVIDHPTVSRNHLVVRRQGDRFLVQDLGSTNGTFLDGAQVREAYLRPGALLEVGDVRLRFSPQVSPVQVEPTAEDRLGDLVGRSLPMRQIFALLQRIAPTDSTVLLVGETGSGKGAAAKAIHKLSPRSPGPLVVFDCASVSDSLIESELFGHEKGAFTGAVGQRIGCLERANGGTLFLDEIDDLALDLQPKLLRAIEDREFRRLGSSSPISFDARIIVASKKDLWAETQAGRFREDLYFRLSVFTFSLPALRDRKEDIPLLVDAFAGEGLWTRLPEKIREQFTGHTWPGNVRELRNALERARHMVDIPELAGDTLLREFTRETPAAAGDFLPVEFTGPFKVCKDELIRAFEREYLTRLLGRARGNIARAAREAELDRKHLYSLLHKYGLVQSEGD
- a CDS encoding amidohydrolase family protein codes for the protein MRTPLLLLALATACATVPEAPPPSETPAPAPAPSRVWKQPSAVVVRHATVMPASGPAIEDGAVAFVDGKLAAVGRNADVASPPGAEEVDGTGLYVTPGIIDAHSHLGVYATPSSFSNDDGNEATAPVTAEVSAEHAFWPQDPGLRRAAAGGITSLLVLPGSANLIGGRGYPAKLHFGRSAAEMRFPGAKDVLKMACGENPRRVYGEAKKMAPATRMGNVAGYRQAFAQAREYMNKWEDWRTKKEKKPDEAGPEPLRDLKLETLAEVMRGNILVQNHCYRADEMAVMLQVADEAGYQIRAFHHALEAYKLRDRLAEKNVGVATWADWWGFKLEAWDGIPENAALVSQAGGKAVIHSDSEYGIQRLNQEAGKAMWRARESGIPVAEEEALRWVTLNAAWMMGVEGVTGSLEPGKMADVVLWKGHPLSVYARAQRVWSDGVVTYDAATGAVEPSDFEVGDSVANAARLVASAAPTPSLEDLGLDSRCDAGKDRACATPLPLAKEACTVFQGVTAFTGTAWVKGATVVVADGKVRGLQAGAVPGGCAVVEGKGRLLTPGLIDPLTELGLVEVSAEETTQDDVLRGDAAKQDVRAALQAVDSLNSASAVFPVARLGGVTGAVSAPKGGLVSGQSAFVTTDGTVRQTPLAMHLNLGRAGREAVSGSRALVLERVRELLFDAREYGRRKADFEQRRMRDVAASRLDLEALQPVLAGRLPVVVKADRVSDIRAALALSKEYGLKPIIAGGSEAWMVAGELAAAKVSVILQPTQNLPADFDRLSSRLDSAALLRAAGVKVLISVLGEPPMVRTLAQEAGNAVAWGLPHTDALRAVTQDVAEAFGLDGGRIAPGAPADLVLWNGDPLESSSRPVGMWLAGKQVPLTSRQQALFDKYKALAK
- a CDS encoding M15 family metallopeptidase, whose translation is MSVCFAIALLLAASPEAGVATAAPPPASLACVAKWYPAVVPVRLESGWGFRLPDGRTYPFDDGQAKSFARKLESPDLEDTLFIPYRTGPLRPVTREDDDPGRIRFDPLFHATYGASAAEVDVVPIRILGQRLKVHRKVAPAFQRVGVRLEALLAKDASLKPFLTNLGGTFNWRTIANTQRRSAHSFGVSIDLNPARAHYWEWQQPKAPLKWRNAVPPSVVEAFEAEGFIWGGRWYHYDTMHFEYRPELLDPACAPR
- a CDS encoding class I SAM-dependent methyltransferase codes for the protein MGGNDARGRTPLSLVGQEPDLLFYTRQASEHGGPVLVLGAANGRVVWALAEHGFTTVGVDPSEVMIRSAEERRASESAEVSNRARFQVMDLRSLRLPDRFPLVLAPQHALGLMPGNDDLEAFLATVRFHLAPGGTFVYDVLNTPREPVLPRDDEEPGAGLEPRRPLFALHLRERKQPGGSSPIRRLKLRHFSPEELDTALNAAGLVPRERYGRFDGKPFDLEDSRHIGIAGPP